In the genome of Streptomyces globosus, one region contains:
- a CDS encoding ATP-grasp domain-containing protein, whose amino-acid sequence MTEHKLLVVGGRIQTLRKAAALGIRFVLIQHRDQFVPEAARLAEAVIIADYTDWETTRPLVEAAHRAYGFTRVVSITEPGLVPAARISDHLGLGGTTEEVAELLRDKHAMRRRLAASDSPEVRALSVAAAEVDGPEDLAAFGAEHGYPFVLKPADATASLGVVRIDGPAEAAGAWAGVEALRARTDLQWGSFFTIGRFIAEQYIPGPEYSVETFSFAGRHIVLAVTEKLTGDGFVELGHALPARLAPADEQRIEEAVVRFLDAIGLADGAAHTELRLAPAGPQVIESHNRMGGDRIFDLLDTAYGIDLEEWIVAWQFRLVPALTARPAARCAAATRFLSAQPGTVTAVHGADRARALDTAIDVEVAVRPGDTVGALRGNWDRVGQVLASGPDTAAAVAAAERLTAEVVVETSAAVAAAGAVREGAAA is encoded by the coding sequence ATGACCGAACACAAGCTTCTCGTCGTCGGCGGACGGATACAGACGCTGCGCAAGGCGGCGGCACTCGGCATCCGCTTCGTGCTGATCCAGCACAGGGACCAGTTCGTGCCCGAGGCCGCCCGCCTCGCGGAGGCCGTGATCATCGCCGACTACACGGACTGGGAGACCACCCGCCCGCTGGTCGAGGCCGCGCACCGGGCGTACGGGTTCACCCGCGTCGTCTCCATCACCGAGCCCGGCCTGGTGCCCGCGGCCCGGATCAGCGACCACCTCGGCCTCGGCGGCACCACCGAGGAGGTCGCCGAACTGCTGCGGGACAAGCACGCGATGCGCCGCCGCCTGGCCGCCTCCGACTCCCCTGAGGTCCGCGCCCTGTCCGTGGCCGCGGCGGAGGTCGACGGCCCGGAGGACCTGGCCGCGTTCGGCGCCGAGCACGGCTACCCGTTCGTGCTGAAGCCCGCCGACGCCACCGCCAGCCTGGGCGTCGTACGGATCGACGGGCCCGCCGAGGCGGCCGGCGCCTGGGCCGGGGTGGAGGCGCTGCGCGCCCGTACCGACCTGCAGTGGGGGTCGTTCTTCACCATCGGCCGGTTCATCGCCGAGCAGTACATCCCGGGGCCGGAGTACAGCGTGGAGACGTTCTCCTTCGCCGGGCGGCACATCGTCCTCGCCGTGACGGAGAAGCTGACCGGCGACGGGTTCGTCGAGCTCGGCCACGCCCTGCCGGCCCGGCTGGCACCGGCCGACGAGCAGCGCATCGAGGAGGCCGTCGTCCGCTTCCTGGACGCGATCGGCCTCGCCGACGGGGCCGCCCACACCGAGCTGCGGCTGGCCCCGGCAGGCCCGCAGGTCATCGAGAGCCACAACCGGATGGGCGGCGACCGGATCTTCGACCTGCTGGACACCGCCTACGGCATCGACCTGGAGGAGTGGATCGTCGCCTGGCAGTTCCGCCTGGTCCCCGCGCTCACCGCCCGCCCCGCCGCCCGCTGCGCGGCCGCCACGCGCTTCCTGTCGGCGCAGCCCGGCACCGTCACCGCGGTGCACGGCGCCGACCGGGCCCGCGCCCTCGACACCGCCATCGACGTCGAGGTCGCCGTACGGCCCGGCGACACCGTCGGCGCGCTGCGCGGCAACTGGGACCGGGTCGGGCAGGTCCTGGCCTCGGGCCCGGACACCGCCGCAGCCGTCGCCGCTGCCGAGCGGCTCACAGCGGAGGTCGTGGTCGAGACCTCCGCGGCCGTGGCCGCCGCCGGCGCCGTGCGCGAGGGGGCGGCGGCGTGA
- a CDS encoding ATP-grasp domain-containing protein — MRILLIMRNTYAWHREHIETLERMGLEVHLATTVAQAADDGRFAGVVAIPEELEGAALAEHCAAAARRLGITSAITFYDSDIAVTSRVNELLGHRWPRPEADAISRDKQLQRTFLAAHGLPAPQFAAVDGVEAGLAAAEAFTYPFIVKPSALAASIGVSLVRDRGELERALADVARLAEEWGGYFPSDGPEIALLEEFLPGKEVTLDGVVLDGRFHLVGVTNKMQMPGPYFEEDFYTLPFRTPQEEPELVAAAEGITAALGVRHCLFNAEFRQDSEGRYRVVEFATRMSGGQNYRNLREVHGIDPVRLYAKAVLAGDDADALAALLDGEVPRAATPRAAACIKFAYRTGTLVRNNAGDAAHSPHFRSYIPASRPGDRLRRAPEGWYEIAGSLAVAAPYRGPADIDRVERIAAELDERLDVVVVPARTAAAAS; from the coding sequence GTGAGGATCCTGCTGATCATGCGGAACACGTACGCGTGGCACCGCGAGCACATCGAGACGCTGGAGCGGATGGGCCTGGAGGTCCACCTCGCCACCACGGTCGCGCAGGCGGCCGACGACGGCCGGTTCGCCGGCGTCGTCGCGATCCCGGAGGAGCTGGAGGGCGCCGCGCTCGCCGAGCACTGCGCGGCGGCCGCCCGCCGCCTCGGCATCACCTCCGCGATCACCTTCTACGACAGCGACATCGCCGTCACCTCCCGCGTCAACGAGCTGCTCGGCCACCGCTGGCCGCGCCCCGAGGCGGACGCGATCTCCCGCGACAAGCAGCTCCAGCGCACCTTCCTCGCCGCACACGGCCTGCCCGCGCCGCAGTTCGCGGCCGTCGACGGCGTGGAGGCGGGCCTGGCCGCCGCCGAGGCCTTCACGTACCCGTTCATCGTCAAGCCCAGCGCCCTCGCCGCCAGCATCGGCGTCAGCCTGGTCCGCGACCGCGGCGAACTGGAGCGGGCCCTGGCCGACGTGGCCCGGCTCGCCGAGGAGTGGGGCGGCTACTTCCCCAGCGACGGGCCGGAGATCGCGCTGCTGGAGGAGTTCCTGCCCGGCAAGGAGGTCACCCTCGACGGGGTGGTCCTGGACGGGCGCTTCCACCTCGTGGGCGTCACCAACAAGATGCAGATGCCCGGCCCCTACTTCGAGGAGGACTTCTACACCCTCCCCTTCCGCACCCCGCAGGAGGAGCCGGAGCTGGTCGCGGCAGCCGAGGGCATCACCGCCGCCCTCGGGGTGCGGCACTGCCTCTTCAACGCCGAGTTCCGGCAGGACTCCGAGGGCCGCTACCGCGTCGTCGAGTTCGCCACCCGTATGAGCGGCGGCCAGAACTACCGCAACCTGCGGGAGGTCCACGGCATCGACCCGGTCCGCCTGTACGCGAAGGCCGTGCTCGCCGGCGACGACGCGGACGCCCTGGCCGCCCTCCTGGACGGGGAGGTGCCGCGCGCCGCGACCCCGCGCGCCGCGGCCTGCATCAAGTTCGCCTACCGGACCGGGACCCTGGTCCGCAACAACGCGGGCGACGCCGCGCACTCCCCGCACTTCCGCTCCTACATCCCCGCCTCGCGGCCCGGCGACCGGCTGCGGCGCGCCCCCGAGGGCTGGTACGAGATCGCCGGCTCGCTGGCGGTCGCCGCGCCCTACCGCGGGCCCGCCGACATCGACCGGGTCGAGCGGATCGCCGCCGAGCTGGACGAACGGCTCGACGTGGTCGTCGTCCCCGCCCGGACCGCCGCCGCGGCGTCCTGA
- a CDS encoding ABC transporter substrate-binding protein, producing MHADDPVFRMGITEPTAIDPYKAQEGEGILVCKLLFTGLLALDGDGAPAPATAVAWESDAAATTWTFTLRPDTVFSNGEPVTAHSFVRGWSRALDPAAATETAYHLAGVRSFTAADDTTLVVELSEPDTEFDLKTLQPVFSPVPECAGPALDPAYNDMPIGNGPFKMAGPWEHHRAIRLVRNDRWNLGPAPEVREVHIDVLDPVTGLDDEYARFLDGTYDYARIPPARTAEAAARDGFTEQEGAGLFYLIPFCHQAPMDSLDARRALSAAIDRQGLVDRHFHGRRTPAHSLLSPWFGKAHTPRGTDGGDWTAYDPERARAAALRAGLGPGSRVQFAYNTGAGHDAWVADLARGLEEALGWRVELLRLDARGLVDHRTSIGAAGFCRAGWACDYPTPDNVLYPLLHSSCTAPDAAGTAHGDNEGRYANPEFDALVARARGCADPAGRADAWRRAEAVAMADLALVPLWYRTDQRVYAAERITGLRIDFDGNPTLTTVKARKTTR from the coding sequence GTGCACGCCGACGACCCCGTGTTCCGCATGGGAATCACCGAGCCCACCGCCATCGACCCGTACAAGGCCCAGGAAGGGGAGGGCATCCTCGTCTGCAAACTCCTCTTCACCGGCCTCCTCGCCCTCGACGGGGACGGCGCGCCCGCCCCGGCCACCGCCGTGGCCTGGGAGAGCGACGCGGCCGCCACCACCTGGACGTTCACCCTGCGCCCCGACACGGTGTTCTCCAACGGCGAGCCCGTCACCGCCCACAGCTTCGTCCGCGGCTGGTCGCGGGCGCTGGACCCGGCAGCCGCCACGGAGACCGCCTACCACCTGGCGGGCGTGCGCTCCTTCACCGCCGCCGACGACACCACCCTCGTCGTCGAGCTGTCCGAGCCCGACACCGAGTTCGACCTGAAGACGCTCCAGCCGGTCTTCAGCCCCGTCCCGGAGTGCGCGGGCCCCGCGCTGGACCCCGCCTACAACGACATGCCGATCGGGAACGGCCCGTTCAAAATGGCCGGCCCCTGGGAGCACCACCGGGCGATCCGGCTCGTCCGCAACGACCGCTGGAACCTCGGCCCGGCCCCCGAGGTCCGCGAGGTGCACATCGACGTCCTGGACCCGGTCACCGGCCTCGACGACGAGTACGCCCGCTTCCTGGACGGCACCTACGACTACGCCCGCATCCCGCCGGCCCGCACCGCCGAGGCAGCCGCCCGCGACGGCTTCACCGAGCAGGAGGGCGCCGGCCTGTTCTACCTGATCCCCTTCTGCCATCAGGCGCCGATGGACTCCCTCGACGCCCGCCGGGCCCTGTCGGCCGCCATCGACCGGCAGGGGCTCGTCGACCGGCACTTCCACGGCCGGCGCACCCCCGCCCACTCGCTGCTCTCCCCCTGGTTCGGCAAGGCCCACACCCCGCGCGGCACGGACGGCGGCGACTGGACGGCCTACGACCCGGAGCGGGCGCGCGCCGCCGCACTGCGCGCCGGGCTCGGGCCTGGCAGCCGCGTGCAGTTCGCGTACAACACCGGCGCCGGGCACGACGCGTGGGTCGCCGACCTGGCGCGCGGCCTGGAGGAGGCACTGGGCTGGCGGGTCGAGCTGCTGCGCCTCGACGCCCGCGGGCTCGTCGACCACCGCACCTCGATCGGCGCGGCCGGCTTCTGCCGGGCCGGCTGGGCCTGCGACTACCCCACGCCCGACAACGTGCTCTACCCGCTGCTGCACTCCTCCTGCACGGCGCCCGACGCGGCCGGCACCGCCCACGGCGACAACGAAGGCCGCTACGCGAACCCGGAGTTCGACGCCCTCGTGGCCCGCGCCCGCGGCTGCGCCGACCCCGCCGGGCGCGCCGACGCCTGGCGGCGCGCGGAGGCCGTCGCCATGGCCGACCTGGCGCTGGTGCCGCTCTGGTACCGCACCGACCAGCGGGTGTACGCCGCCGAACGGATCACGGGCCTGCGCATCGACTTCGACGGCAATCCGACCCTCACCACTGTCAAGGCAAGGAAGACCACGCGATGA
- a CDS encoding SidA/IucD/PvdA family monooxygenase codes for MSAPTHPTAPADAGASAAQAAQAAAAQPAPVHDILGIGFGPANLALAIALEERGSPLTARFLEARPSPEWQPGMLLDGSDIQNHPSRDLVTLRNPRSRYSFLNYLHEHGRLLRHLNLPAEFPLRKEYAGYIRWAAGFFAHLVDCNQRAAHVEIVQEQGERVYAVTTMSGNRYLGRTLVMAPGRTPYVPAPYDTLRTPRIFHLTRYLPKLAELTAGGREPESVAVIGGSQSAVELALDLSRRFPRTRVTTYTRSHTLKLKDTSPFSEEGYFPEFTDYYFRAPREAKKALDAYMHGTNYSSSDGDVLRELYMAIYEQELDGEQRTFVRGNHEATGVSTAPDGRIALEFLEHTTGARTTETVDFAVLATGFRNMGPGPHEELCPPLMAPLAPLFATEPDGRLQVAADYALEPVADGVPPLFLNGLCESSHGIGDAGSFSLLSLRAATLADALTARLSATAAAGRDAVLAAA; via the coding sequence ATGAGCGCACCGACGCACCCGACCGCACCGGCAGACGCCGGCGCCTCCGCCGCGCAGGCCGCGCAGGCCGCGGCGGCGCAGCCCGCCCCCGTCCACGACATCCTCGGCATCGGCTTCGGCCCCGCGAACCTGGCGCTGGCCATCGCCCTGGAGGAACGCGGCTCCCCGCTGACCGCACGGTTCCTGGAGGCCAGGCCCAGCCCCGAGTGGCAGCCCGGCATGCTCCTGGACGGCTCCGACATCCAGAACCACCCCAGCCGCGACCTGGTGACCCTGCGCAACCCGCGCAGCCGCTACTCCTTCCTGAACTACCTGCACGAGCACGGCCGCCTGCTGCGCCACCTCAACCTGCCCGCGGAGTTCCCGCTCCGCAAGGAGTACGCCGGCTACATCCGCTGGGCGGCCGGGTTCTTCGCCCACCTCGTCGACTGCAACCAGCGCGCCGCGCACGTCGAGATCGTGCAGGAGCAGGGCGAGCGCGTCTACGCCGTCACCACCATGTCGGGCAACCGCTACCTGGGCCGCACCCTCGTCATGGCGCCCGGCCGCACCCCGTACGTCCCCGCCCCCTACGACACCCTGCGCACCCCGCGGATCTTCCACCTGACCCGGTACCTGCCGAAGCTCGCGGAGCTGACCGCCGGCGGGCGGGAGCCGGAGTCGGTCGCCGTCATCGGCGGCAGCCAGAGCGCCGTCGAGCTGGCCCTGGACCTCTCGCGCCGCTTCCCGCGGACCCGGGTGACGACGTACACCCGCTCGCACACCCTGAAGCTGAAGGACACCAGCCCCTTCAGCGAGGAGGGCTACTTCCCCGAGTTCACGGACTACTACTTCCGGGCGCCGCGCGAGGCCAAGAAGGCCCTCGACGCGTACATGCACGGCACCAACTACTCCTCCTCCGACGGCGACGTGCTGCGCGAGCTGTACATGGCCATCTACGAGCAGGAACTCGACGGGGAGCAGCGGACGTTCGTCCGCGGCAACCACGAGGCCACCGGCGTGTCCACCGCGCCGGACGGCCGGATCGCCCTGGAGTTCCTGGAGCACACCACCGGCGCGCGGACCACCGAGACCGTCGACTTCGCCGTCCTCGCCACCGGCTTCCGCAACATGGGCCCCGGCCCGCACGAGGAGCTGTGCCCGCCGCTGATGGCCCCGCTCGCGCCGCTCTTCGCCACCGAGCCGGACGGCCGCCTCCAGGTCGCCGCCGACTACGCCCTGGAGCCGGTCGCCGACGGCGTCCCGCCGCTCTTCCTCAACGGGCTGTGCGAGTCCAGCCACGGCATCGGCGACGCCGGCTCCTTCAGCCTGCTGTCGCTGCGCGCCGCGACCCTCGCCGACGCCCTCACCGCCCGCCTGTCCGCCACGGCCGCCGCCGGCCGCGACGCCGTCCTCGCCGCCGCCTGA
- a CDS encoding diaminobutyrate--2-oxoglutarate transaminase family protein, which translates to MTATIDAPAGRVYSAPRVTGTLPGPRSAELLDRQAGRESNSRSYPRKLPMAIRRARGSYVEDLDGNVFLDFLSGAGVLSLGHNHPEPLAAAHRQLDEFVHGLDFPTPVKDEFTELTIGMLPEPMRERTRIHFCGPTGANAVEAALKLCKTATGRDEVVTFQGGFHGATLAALSVTGLVEQKEPVRGRMPGVHFFPYSHCHDCPLGLTRDTCKVNCAAFLEKALTDSNGGLTPPAAVLMELVQGEGGVIPAEVEFVQRVREVTRRLGIPLIVDEVQSGCGRTGTWFAFEQYGIEPDVVCASKALSGIGLPASVILYDEKLDVWKPGAHSGTFRGNQPAFAAGAATLKVVRRERVLENVRARADQLMVHLQGLRELGPWVADVRGLGLMAGVELTDPATGRPASELARRVQWEAVSRGLILELGGRDDCVVRMLPPLNCTAEEIDHAGRIVRAALAAALDGLGAAAEAA; encoded by the coding sequence ATGACCGCCACCATCGACGCCCCGGCCGGCCGGGTCTACAGCGCGCCCCGTGTCACCGGCACCCTGCCCGGCCCCCGCAGTGCCGAACTCCTGGACCGGCAGGCCGGCCGGGAGTCCAACTCCCGCTCCTACCCGCGCAAGCTGCCCATGGCGATCCGCCGCGCCAGGGGCTCCTACGTCGAGGACCTCGACGGGAACGTCTTCCTCGACTTCCTCAGCGGCGCCGGCGTCCTCTCCCTGGGCCACAACCACCCCGAGCCGCTCGCCGCCGCCCACCGCCAGCTCGACGAGTTCGTCCACGGCCTGGACTTCCCGACCCCGGTCAAGGACGAGTTCACCGAGCTGACCATCGGGATGCTGCCCGAGCCGATGCGCGAGCGCACCCGCATCCACTTCTGCGGGCCGACCGGCGCCAACGCCGTCGAGGCCGCGCTGAAGCTGTGCAAGACCGCCACCGGCCGCGACGAGGTCGTCACCTTCCAGGGCGGCTTCCACGGCGCCACCCTCGCCGCGCTCAGCGTGACCGGCCTCGTCGAGCAGAAGGAGCCGGTCCGCGGCCGGATGCCGGGCGTGCACTTCTTCCCGTACTCCCACTGCCACGACTGCCCGCTGGGCCTCACCCGGGACACCTGCAAGGTCAACTGCGCGGCGTTCCTGGAGAAGGCGCTCACCGACTCCAACGGCGGCCTCACCCCGCCCGCGGCCGTCCTGATGGAGCTCGTGCAGGGCGAGGGCGGGGTGATCCCCGCCGAGGTCGAGTTCGTCCAGCGGGTCCGCGAGGTCACCCGGCGGCTCGGGATCCCGCTGATCGTGGACGAGGTGCAGAGCGGCTGCGGCCGCACCGGCACCTGGTTCGCGTTCGAGCAGTACGGCATCGAGCCGGACGTGGTGTGCGCCTCCAAGGCGCTGTCCGGGATCGGACTGCCCGCCTCCGTGATCCTGTACGACGAGAAGCTCGACGTGTGGAAGCCCGGCGCGCACTCGGGCACCTTCCGCGGCAACCAGCCCGCCTTCGCCGCGGGCGCCGCCACCCTGAAGGTGGTGCGGCGCGAGCGCGTCCTGGAGAACGTCCGGGCCCGCGCCGACCAGCTGATGGTCCACCTCCAGGGGCTGCGCGAGCTCGGCCCGTGGGTCGCCGACGTACGCGGCCTCGGCCTGATGGCCGGCGTCGAGCTGACCGACCCCGCCACCGGGCGGCCCGCGTCCGAACTGGCCCGCCGCGTCCAGTGGGAGGCCGTCAGCCGCGGGCTGATCCTCGAACTCGGCGGCCGGGACGACTGCGTCGTGCGCATGCTGCCCCCGCTGAACTGCACCGCCGAGGAGATCGACCACGCCGGCCGGATCGTCCGCGCGGCCCTGGCCGCCGCCCTGGACGGGCTCGGCGCGGCGGCGGAGGCCGCGTGA
- a CDS encoding SidA/IucD/PvdA family monooxygenase: MAAARDTAVQDLVVAGFGPSGIALAAAVEDHDDAAGGPPLAARYLERAADSAWQPNLVLPGTDIQHHFLRDFATPRDARSRFTFPHYLQQSGRFYPFTLMGGYVSRLEWSDYVQWAARQVRGTVEYHREVLGVEPVTGPDGRVRTARVTSRDPRDGSLHTVEGRNVALATGHEPYVPELLRPHLGERVFHASRLLPALAALSGTPLRSIAVVGAGQTAGEIVLHLAAQHPDAEIHSLVRHAGFRMYELGHFSNEVYFPDETDYFYGLEGEQRERALEQARATNYAAVDPDVSTALYQAAYQDRFTGRNRLHMHRRTEIASVEQEDGGPVRLATEEVFTGERGLVTADAVIVCTGYREPVLPRQLAAFVPYLRLDAQGRPQVTRAYRAETTGDCEVGIYLDGLTEWRHGIGSATSFSQMAAKADTVHRDLRARLSRPAAPVAA; the protein is encoded by the coding sequence ATGGCCGCCGCCCGCGACACCGCCGTCCAGGACCTCGTCGTCGCCGGGTTCGGGCCCTCCGGGATCGCGCTCGCCGCCGCCGTCGAGGACCACGACGACGCGGCCGGCGGCCCGCCGCTCGCCGCCCGCTACCTGGAGAGGGCCGCCGACTCGGCCTGGCAGCCCAACCTCGTCCTGCCCGGCACCGACATCCAGCACCACTTCCTGCGCGACTTCGCCACCCCGCGCGACGCCCGCTCCCGCTTCACCTTCCCCCACTACCTGCAGCAGAGCGGCCGCTTCTACCCGTTCACGCTGATGGGCGGCTACGTCAGCCGCCTGGAGTGGTCGGACTACGTCCAGTGGGCCGCCCGGCAGGTCCGCGGCACCGTCGAGTACCACCGCGAGGTCCTCGGCGTCGAGCCCGTCACGGGGCCCGACGGCCGCGTCCGGACCGCCCGCGTCACCTCCCGCGACCCCCGCGACGGCTCCCTGCACACCGTCGAGGGCCGCAACGTCGCCCTCGCCACCGGCCACGAGCCGTACGTGCCCGAACTGCTCCGCCCGCACCTGGGCGAGCGGGTCTTCCACGCCTCGCGGCTGCTGCCGGCCCTCGCCGCGCTGTCCGGGACCCCGCTGCGCAGCATCGCCGTGGTCGGCGCCGGCCAGACCGCCGGCGAGATCGTCCTGCACCTGGCCGCGCAGCACCCCGACGCGGAGATCCACTCCCTCGTCCGGCACGCCGGCTTCCGGATGTACGAGCTCGGCCACTTCAGCAACGAGGTCTACTTCCCCGACGAGACCGACTACTTCTACGGCCTGGAGGGCGAGCAGCGCGAACGCGCCCTGGAGCAGGCCCGCGCCACCAACTACGCGGCCGTCGACCCGGACGTCTCCACCGCCCTCTACCAGGCGGCCTACCAGGACCGGTTCACCGGCCGGAACCGCCTGCACATGCACCGGCGCACCGAGATCGCCTCCGTCGAGCAGGAGGACGGCGGCCCGGTGCGGCTCGCCACCGAGGAGGTCTTCACCGGCGAGCGGGGCCTGGTCACCGCCGACGCCGTGATCGTCTGCACCGGCTACCGGGAGCCCGTCCTGCCCCGGCAGCTCGCCGCGTTCGTCCCGTACCTGCGGCTCGACGCGCAGGGCCGCCCTCAGGTCACCCGCGCCTACCGGGCCGAGACCACCGGCGACTGCGAGGTCGGGATCTACCTCGACGGCCTCACCGAGTGGCGGCACGGCATCGGCAGCGCCACCTCCTTCAGCCAGATGGCCGCCAAGGCCGACACCGTCCACCGCGACCTGCGGGCCCGCCTGAGCCGGCCCGCCGCGCCCGTCGCCGCCTGA
- a CDS encoding cupin domain-containing protein: MHIFTAHEDDMVFEEQYNVSGRRIFPWPEAVEEPGWGGAWVDVAPGATSTAHLHDENEMFFVTEGSGLMRIGPETRRVRAGETVFITPGLDHDLTNDGAERLRFITIWWGGSEAVARERARWAAEFGIADPGAAGPAGTADAADGPRPDGQGEA, from the coding sequence ATGCACATCTTCACCGCCCACGAGGACGACATGGTCTTCGAGGAGCAGTACAACGTCAGCGGCCGGCGGATCTTCCCGTGGCCGGAGGCCGTGGAGGAGCCGGGCTGGGGCGGCGCCTGGGTCGACGTGGCGCCCGGCGCCACGTCGACCGCGCACCTGCACGACGAGAACGAGATGTTCTTCGTCACCGAGGGCAGCGGGCTGATGCGGATCGGCCCGGAGACCCGCCGCGTGCGGGCCGGGGAGACCGTCTTCATCACGCCCGGCCTGGACCACGACCTCACCAACGACGGCGCGGAGCGGCTCCGCTTCATCACCATCTGGTGGGGCGGCTCCGAGGCCGTCGCCCGCGAACGCGCGAGGTGGGCCGCCGAGTTCGGCATCGCGGACCCCGGCGCGGCCGGCCCCGCCGGCACCGCGGACGCCGCGGACGGCCCGCGGCCGGACGGGCAGGGCGAGGCATGA
- a CDS encoding NAD(P)/FAD-dependent oxidoreductase encodes MSPVLHAHADAVVVGGGVIGAAIAHRLALAGLGRIVLCDQGRVSAQGATSRSGGLLRLHHTSAADTRLAARSLPVFEQWADVIGGDCGYRRTGFVMIVGEEHADGLRQNAAAASDAAGYRRTEVVDAAELKALYPGLRTEGVGLAAYEPEGGYADPLAATAALLGAAYRLGVSPSEGIRAVKVLERAGTVTGVLTSIGRIDSPLVVLAGGAWGSAPAEYLGIHIPVTARRIGLAQAELPGAGRRGSAASVPTCIDDTTGSYFRPDGLDRFYFGVPSKPDTELGRDVEPLTESELEAAIAAVAHRVPAAAAAPLAGTRSGLDGYTPDKRPVVGAAGPDGLYLALGFSGGGFKLAPAVAELAALEITEGGAVPGKAVQQLLEPYRPQRFLAGHPIRPEAPYDHM; translated from the coding sequence ATGAGCCCCGTCCTGCACGCCCACGCCGACGCCGTCGTCGTCGGCGGCGGGGTCATCGGCGCGGCCATCGCCCACCGGCTGGCCCTCGCCGGCCTCGGCCGGATCGTCCTGTGCGACCAGGGCCGGGTCAGCGCCCAGGGCGCCACCTCCCGCTCCGGCGGGCTCCTGCGGCTGCACCACACCTCCGCCGCCGACACCCGCCTCGCCGCCCGCAGCCTGCCCGTCTTCGAGCAGTGGGCGGACGTCATCGGCGGCGACTGCGGCTACCGGCGCACCGGCTTCGTGATGATCGTCGGCGAGGAGCACGCCGACGGCCTGCGGCAGAACGCGGCCGCCGCGAGCGACGCGGCCGGCTACCGGCGCACCGAGGTCGTCGACGCCGCCGAGCTGAAGGCCCTCTACCCGGGCCTGCGCACCGAGGGCGTCGGGCTCGCCGCCTACGAGCCGGAGGGCGGCTACGCCGACCCCCTCGCCGCCACCGCCGCCCTGCTCGGCGCCGCCTACCGGCTCGGGGTGTCCCCCTCCGAGGGCATCCGCGCCGTGAAGGTCCTGGAGCGCGCGGGCACCGTCACCGGCGTCCTCACCTCCATCGGCCGGATCGACTCCCCGCTGGTGGTCCTGGCCGGCGGGGCGTGGGGCTCGGCGCCCGCCGAGTACCTCGGCATCCACATCCCCGTCACCGCCCGCCGCATCGGCCTCGCGCAGGCCGAACTGCCCGGCGCCGGGCGGCGCGGCTCGGCGGCCTCCGTGCCGACGTGCATCGACGACACCACCGGCAGCTACTTCCGGCCCGACGGCCTGGACCGCTTCTACTTCGGCGTGCCCAGCAAGCCCGACACCGAGCTCGGCCGGGACGTCGAACCGCTCACCGAGTCCGAGCTGGAGGCCGCGATCGCCGCCGTCGCCCACCGGGTTCCGGCCGCGGCCGCCGCCCCGCTCGCCGGCACCCGCTCCGGCCTGGACGGCTACACCCCGGACAAGCGGCCGGTCGTCGGCGCGGCCGGCCCCGACGGCCTCTACCTGGCGCTCGGCTTCAGCGGGGGCGGCTTCAAACTCGCGCCCGCCGTCGCCGAACTCGCCGCCCTGGAGATCACCGAGGGCGGGGCGGTGCCCGGCAAGGCCGTACAGCAGCTGCTGGAGCCGTACCGGCCGCAGCGGTTCCTCGCCGGCCACCCGATCCGCCCGGAGGCCCCGTATGACCACATGTGA
- the epsC gene encoding serine O-acetyltransferase EpsC — protein sequence MTTCETGPDTGAPAARRPLREVLREDVATVLDKDPAARSRAEVLLYPHIHALWTYRIAHLLWRRGHRVSARALSLLARAVSGIEIHPGARIGRRFFIDHGTAVVIGETVRIGDDVMLYHQVTLGSVGWWKDLRRPSGSRRHPVLGDRVVIGTGASVLGPVTVGADSRIGAHSVVLDDLPPRSRVVAAASAALPPLDTAAPASPAVTVPEGTHTP from the coding sequence ATGACCACATGTGAGACCGGCCCGGACACCGGGGCGCCCGCGGCGCGGCGGCCGCTGCGGGAGGTGCTCCGCGAGGATGTCGCGACCGTCCTCGACAAGGACCCCGCCGCCCGCTCCCGCGCGGAAGTGCTCCTCTACCCGCACATCCACGCCCTGTGGACGTACCGGATCGCCCACCTGCTGTGGCGCCGCGGCCACCGCGTCAGCGCCCGCGCCCTGTCCCTGCTCGCCCGCGCCGTGTCCGGGATCGAGATCCATCCGGGGGCGCGGATCGGCCGCCGCTTCTTCATCGACCACGGCACCGCCGTCGTCATCGGCGAGACCGTCCGCATCGGCGACGACGTGATGCTGTACCACCAGGTCACGCTGGGCTCCGTCGGCTGGTGGAAGGACCTGCGCCGCCCCTCCGGCTCGCGCCGCCACCCCGTCCTGGGCGACCGCGTCGTCATCGGCACCGGCGCCAGCGTGCTGGGCCCCGTCACCGTCGGCGCGGACTCCCGCATCGGCGCCCACTCGGTCGTCCTGGACGACCTGCCGCCGCGCAGCCGCGTCGTCGCCGCCGCCTCCGCGGCCCTCCCGCCCCTCGACACGGCGGCCCCCGCCTCCCCCGCCGTGACCGTCCCCGAAGGAACCCACACGCCATGA